The Hyphomicrobiales bacterium genome has a window encoding:
- a CDS encoding hypothetical protein (Evidence 5 : Unknown function): MSSERDPTSCLLIERLSAYSLQHLTQPLRLFVMATERPSLIDRVFQPC, encoded by the coding sequence TTGTCCAGCGAACGTGATCCCACGTCATGCCTGCTCATCGAACGCCTCTCAGCCTATTCCCTGCAACATCTAACACAGCCGCTCCGTCTGTTCGTAATGGCGACGGAGCGCCCCAGTCTGATTGACAGAGTTTTTCAGCCATGTTGA
- a CDS encoding Transcriptional regulator, which produces MSRHDVGSRSLDKTANEPIVVPEDAEHRLGETVRLLRQRAGLSIQDVAQRTGLSTGMISQLERALASPSVRSLRLLSVALGVPISHFFEPHAPDPSSQYVVRRNDRRLLRLTASGVLKESLTPAQGGALEFYELTLNPGASSGPDFVQHVGEKAVYVLSGRIRIWLDHEPHVLDVGDSVCFPSTVPHMFDNPEPTVARAIWVTTLHSGAPPRDG; this is translated from the coding sequence ATGAGCAGGCATGACGTGGGATCACGTTCGCTGGACAAGACGGCGAACGAGCCGATCGTCGTTCCCGAGGACGCCGAGCATCGGCTCGGCGAGACGGTCCGGCTGTTGCGCCAACGGGCCGGCTTATCGATTCAGGATGTCGCGCAACGCACGGGGCTGTCCACCGGCATGATCAGCCAGCTCGAGCGGGCGCTGGCCTCGCCCTCGGTCAGGAGCCTGCGGCTGCTCAGCGTCGCGCTGGGCGTGCCGATCTCCCACTTCTTCGAACCGCACGCTCCTGACCCATCGTCGCAATACGTCGTGCGCCGGAACGACCGGCGCCTCCTGCGCCTGACGGCAAGCGGCGTACTCAAGGAATCGCTGACGCCTGCGCAAGGCGGCGCGCTCGAGTTCTACGAACTCACGCTCAATCCCGGCGCCTCGTCGGGACCCGATTTCGTCCAGCATGTTGGAGAGAAGGCAGTCTATGTGCTTTCCGGCCGCATCCGGATTTGGCTCGACCACGAGCCCCATGTGCTGGATGTAGGAGACAGCGTCTGCTTCCCCAGCACGGTTCCGCACATGTTCGACAATCCGGAGCCGACCGTGGCCCGGGCCATATGGGTAACCACCTTGCATTCCGGCGCCCCGCCAAGGGACGGCTGA